A genomic stretch from Thermomonospora umbrina includes:
- a CDS encoding phytoene desaturase family protein produces the protein MSPRTEPDWTTRPVPGARPRVLIIGAGVGGMATGCYAQMSGMDTRILEKHVLPGGCCTAWSRDGYIFDYCIEWLVGTAEGNDAHRIWRELGALDGKTIRNFELFNRVVDENGRSVTFYNDPDRLEAHLLEVSPADARLIRSFCRDLRRFIGIELYPFLKPAALRTPRENLALLRTVLPAFRLFWRTAATQMHAFSDRFQDPLLRRAFRNIFFQDHEVFPLLPYLFNMAAAHNDNAGFPQGGSLGLSRSIEDRYTSLGGAVTYRARAEEILVENDRAVGVRLKNGARYYADHVVSACDGRTTVYDLLGGQYTSPRIDRLYNEMVDRPGMMYPGVVSAFAGVRGGLDPGEPHSTTYLLSESDAARLPGVLQGSVVVQNRSHYSDGFAPPGHSVIHCTYLSDFAYWKSLRVADRRTYRARKIEVADFLRHFLERRHPGLGERIEVMDVASPATLERYTGNLRGSILGWMSFTEAEDLVSGTVNKERMRLPGLRGFSQAGQWAGMGSLIRSAASGRFVVQYLCEELGLPFRAEESPGTGPWNPDRLGRLPQLDQWRAR, from the coding sequence ATGAGCCCCCGCACGGAGCCCGACTGGACGACCCGTCCGGTACCGGGCGCCCGCCCCCGCGTCCTGATCATCGGCGCGGGGGTCGGGGGGATGGCCACCGGCTGCTACGCCCAGATGAGCGGCATGGACACCCGGATCCTGGAGAAGCACGTGCTGCCCGGCGGCTGCTGCACGGCCTGGTCCCGGGACGGCTACATCTTCGACTACTGCATCGAGTGGCTGGTCGGCACCGCCGAGGGGAACGACGCCCACCGGATCTGGCGGGAGTTGGGGGCCCTGGACGGCAAGACGATCCGCAACTTCGAGCTGTTCAACCGGGTCGTCGACGAGAACGGCCGGTCGGTGACCTTCTACAACGACCCCGACCGGCTGGAGGCCCACCTGCTGGAGGTCTCCCCGGCCGACGCCCGGCTGATCCGGTCGTTCTGCCGGGACCTGCGGCGGTTCATCGGCATCGAGCTGTACCCGTTCCTGAAGCCGGCGGCGCTGCGGACGCCCCGCGAGAACCTCGCCCTGCTGCGCACGGTGCTGCCGGCGTTCCGGCTGTTCTGGCGGACGGCCGCCACGCAGATGCACGCGTTCTCCGATCGGTTCCAGGACCCGCTGTTGAGGAGGGCGTTCCGGAACATCTTCTTCCAGGACCACGAGGTCTTCCCGCTGCTGCCGTACCTGTTCAACATGGCCGCCGCCCACAACGACAACGCCGGGTTCCCGCAGGGCGGGTCGCTGGGGCTGTCGCGGTCGATCGAGGACCGGTACACGTCCCTGGGCGGCGCCGTCACCTACCGGGCCCGCGCCGAGGAGATCCTCGTCGAGAACGACCGCGCCGTCGGGGTGCGGCTCAAGAACGGCGCCCGCTACTACGCCGACCACGTCGTCTCCGCCTGCGACGGGCGCACCACCGTCTACGACCTGCTCGGCGGGCAGTACACGAGCCCGCGGATCGACCGGCTCTACAACGAGATGGTGGACCGCCCCGGGATGATGTACCCGGGCGTGGTCTCGGCGTTCGCCGGGGTGCGGGGCGGGCTCGACCCCGGCGAGCCGCACAGCACGACGTATCTGCTGTCGGAGTCCGACGCCGCCCGGCTGCCGGGGGTCCTCCAGGGCAGCGTGGTGGTGCAGAACCGTTCGCACTACTCCGACGGCTTCGCGCCCCCCGGCCACTCGGTGATCCACTGCACGTACCTCAGCGACTTCGCGTACTGGAAGTCGCTGCGGGTCGCCGACCGCCGCACCTACCGGGCCCGCAAGATCGAGGTCGCCGACTTCCTGCGGCACTTCCTCGAACGGCGTCATCCCGGGCTCGGCGAGCGCATCGAGGTCATGGACGTGGCCTCGCCGGCGACGCTCGAGCGCTACACCGGCAACCTGCGCGGCAGCATCCTCGGCTGGATGTCGTTCACCGAGGCCGAGGACCTGGTGTCCGGCACCGTCAACAAGGAGCGGATGCGGCTGCCGGGGCTGCGCGGGTTCTCCCAGGCCGGCCAATGGGCGGGGATGGGCAGCCTGATCCGCTCCGCCGCGTCCGGCCGCTTCGTCGTCCAGTACCTGTGCGAGGAGCTGGGCCTGCCGTTCCGGGCCGAGGAGAGCCCCGGCACCGGGCCCTGGAACCCCGACCGGCTGGGCCGGCTCCCCCAACTGGACCAGTGGCGTGCGCGCTGA
- a CDS encoding non-ribosomal peptide synthetase/type I polyketide synthase, with translation MVPEPADTPHRDKTAIIGIGCRLPGGAGDHRTFWRNLLDGKDCITATPADRYDVTTLASRDKAKPGRLVAGRGGYIDGFDEFDPAFFGISPREADHMDPQQRKLLEVAWEALEDGGQRPGALAGRDVGVFVGAFTLDYKILQFADLGFETLAAHTATGTMMTMVSNRISYCFDFRGPSVSVDTACSSSLVAVHLARQSLLRGETDLALAGGTLLHLTPQYTIAETKGGFLSPEGRSRTFDASADGYVRAEGVGIVALKRLDDALRDGDPIHAVIIGSGANQDGRTNGITVPNPDAQVDLIERVCAEAGITPGDLQYVEAHGTSTPVGDPIEARALGRALAIGRAPGAPCYVGSVKTNIGHTESAAGIAGLIKTALSLKHRTIAPHINLERVNPDIDLASLPYEIPTEVTAWPEHEGPARAGVNSFGFGGTNAHVLLEEPPALAPAPEGPAKTGFTVLPLTARDPEAFPEMAEGLRRELADGVSPRDLGYTLAHRRQHLESRLSIVYDSPEALDERLAACARGDAHPHVLADRRRDDWDGRPVWVFTGMGPQWWAMGRQLLETEPDYRAEIERCDRAIAELTGWSLIEELTADESASNMAETWLAQPANFAVQVGLAAMWRAHGVRPAAIVGHSTGEVAAFYEAGVYTLEDAIRIVVHRSRLQQKLVGTGGMLAVGLTEEEAERRIGGFGGRVSVAAVNGPTAITLAGDQDALAALSEGLKAEQIFARALAVRVPYHSAGMDAIKDELLSSLAGITPRPARVPLYLTGREGVAHGTELDAGYWWENVRNSVRFHAAVERLADDGHTVFLEIGPHPVLGHSITEGLRDRGIEATALPSIRRREDEAARFALSLAALHNLGADVDWEVLHPAGRPVPLPRYPWRRHRHWVEPRPVEQVRLGRRDHPLLGRRLATAEPTWEAALDVESLPYLNDHRIQGDALFPAAGYLEMAAQAVRVMTGGTDATLTDIEFRKGLFLPDGEVGKAQFSFSSENAAFTVATLRGESPVVHARGVVRTRQRRSGGPALDADAVRARSTGRLDGPGCYAALASLGYDYGPAFQGIEEVWIGRGEALARIRPPEGVEAAGHHVHPVLLDACFQTLLASRLPADAERGMLLPLSIDEVGLAPVGDRVLWAHATVTRHDDHGLVGDIAVYGDDGAPLGRIAGFRAADVEKASTAVARTTIDGWLAEVAWIEPSPAEDADTAPGDLLVFADRHGVGDRLAALATADGGRCHLVRAGSAYALDRDADASTVRPGEDDDLERLLTDLGGETFTTIVHLWSLDRPRLDDAATDPDPGSYSLVALARALASGRTSGALHIVTRGAHAVTPGDVPEPLGASAWGIGRVLAHQESTAHRGKLIDLDPSGGDDPAAEAEALLREVSVADEDEIALRDGRRLTGRLRPADLDRPLPLRLRPDGSHLVTGAFGALGRLVCRLLVRRGARRLILVSRRGLPERDRWREAAPGSRTARDIAFVRELEALGAHVLVAPFDVTDEDALTAWLDDHRRSAQPPIRGVFHLAGHVRDTLVPEMDRETFLAVHDPKVVGARLLHRHLGDEPLDHFVLFSSIASVLTTAGQTNYAAGNAFLDALAHHRRARGLPALSLNWGPWATGMIEELGLIDHYRNSRGMSSLSPDAGMAVLERVIGQDRAQLLVATVVDWPVFLAWYATPPALVSELAAASAGPATEQEGGFAAAFRDADEEGRRALLTGRFTELVAGVLRVRPEQVDPSAGLGALGLDSLLAMELRARISADLGVALPVVALLSGAPVGELVARLYDDLAAQDAEDDTPTAEVEVFTDERSHPLTQNQKALWFLKQLNPDGFAYNIGGAVEVRVELDPELMFEAVRTLVARHPALRAGIALDGGRAVQRVRDSAEPDVAWFDVEGRPWDEIHEMIVREYRRSYDLERDPLMRFRLFRRGPDRWVIMKAVHHVVSDAISTFTFIEELFAVYEGLRRGETVELPPVGATYLDFLNWQNRFLAGPDARRMLDYWRDHLPEEVPVLALPTDRPRPAVQTHNGASEFFTLDTDLSARVHTLARENDTTVFMVLLSAYYLLLHRYSGQDDIIVGSPVTGRTREEFSSVYGYFVNPLPLHVDLAGEPTIADVLRQVRATVLNGLDNQEYPFVMLVERLGLQHDPSRSAVFQAMFILLAHKVATEKYGYRLEYIELPEEEGQFDLTLSAYEDEADRRFHCVFKYNTDLFLPETVRRLARHYVNLLDELTRGPADRPATRLELLAPSERDLIVHTWSGAGRRTRHDVPVHELIIRRAADRPDAVAVSAPSESGPPHRLTYGELDDRSRALARRLRGLGVGDGTVVALCMDRTPEMIVTLLAVLRAGGAYLPLDPAYPADRLAYMVADSEAALVIVDGAGRDRLPDLPDGALTLDDLRNAPESDGDAEVGPESPAYVIYTSGSTGLPKAVRVGHRNLASVYDGWRREYRLEEDVRVHLQMASFSFDVFTGDLVRALCSGGTLVLAPRELLFDTARLYATMVEERVDCGEFVPAIVRGLISHCERAGRGLDFLRLLVVGSDVWKVEEYRRLRALCGPETRLVNSYGVSEATIDSAYFEGPVDGMEPGETVPIGRPFPGSTLYILDDRGEPVPPGVAGELWIGGDGVALGYAGDPERTERRFVTLAPAGEPVRLYRTGDLAHWDAQGVARLLGRVDTQIKVRGHRVEIGEIESRLAGLPGLAQAVVTARTDASGETALCAYCVPTPGAEVDRRAVRRHLAEQLPTFMIPTYFVELPELPLTPNGKIDVAALPAPEIGGRRGAPEPPVTLYESRMADRWKSLLGLEEPDLRDDFFEAGGSSVKLIELIHELQAEFNITIPVGRLFKATTLQGMARTVEHIITGRLAGAEPYLVFNPEAGEPLFCFPPAGGHGLVYRRFAARLPERALVAFNHVAGDDKVARYADLVEALRPEGPCALLGYSLGGNLAFETAKELERRGRDVTHVIIMDSYRISEPFELGSEDFAEFERELAEHLLRHTGSETVAAETLEQAREYIRFCGRTPNLGRVAARVTVISDEDKVPLYATGRPGTWQGAAVAPTEVLRGSGEHAAMLDEEHVTANAALVRDLLAHR, from the coding sequence ATGGTGCCGGAACCGGCTGACACCCCCCACCGCGACAAAACGGCGATCATCGGGATCGGCTGCCGGTTGCCCGGCGGCGCCGGCGACCACCGGACGTTCTGGCGGAATCTGCTCGACGGCAAGGACTGCATCACCGCGACACCCGCCGACCGCTACGACGTGACCACCCTCGCCAGCCGCGACAAGGCCAAGCCGGGACGCCTGGTCGCCGGACGCGGCGGCTACATCGACGGCTTCGACGAGTTCGACCCCGCCTTCTTCGGCATCAGCCCCCGCGAGGCCGACCACATGGACCCGCAGCAGCGCAAGCTGCTGGAGGTGGCCTGGGAGGCGCTGGAGGACGGCGGGCAGCGGCCGGGCGCGCTGGCGGGCCGCGACGTGGGCGTCTTCGTGGGCGCGTTCACGCTGGACTACAAGATCCTGCAGTTCGCCGACCTGGGTTTCGAGACGCTGGCGGCGCACACCGCCACCGGCACGATGATGACGATGGTGTCGAACCGGATCTCGTACTGCTTCGACTTCCGGGGCCCCAGCGTCTCCGTCGACACGGCGTGCAGCTCGTCCCTGGTGGCCGTGCACCTGGCGCGGCAGAGCCTGCTGCGCGGCGAGACCGACCTCGCGCTCGCGGGCGGCACCCTGCTGCACCTGACCCCGCAGTACACGATCGCCGAGACCAAGGGCGGGTTCCTGTCGCCCGAGGGCCGGTCGCGCACGTTCGACGCGTCCGCCGACGGCTACGTGCGGGCCGAGGGCGTCGGCATCGTCGCGCTCAAGCGGCTCGACGACGCGCTGCGCGACGGCGACCCGATCCACGCGGTGATCATCGGCAGCGGCGCGAACCAGGACGGCCGCACCAACGGGATCACCGTGCCGAACCCCGACGCCCAGGTCGACCTGATCGAACGGGTCTGCGCCGAGGCCGGCATCACCCCGGGCGACCTCCAGTACGTCGAGGCGCACGGCACCTCCACACCCGTCGGCGACCCGATCGAGGCCCGGGCCCTCGGCCGCGCCCTGGCGATCGGCCGCGCGCCCGGCGCCCCCTGCTACGTCGGCTCGGTCAAGACGAACATCGGCCACACCGAGTCGGCCGCCGGGATCGCCGGGCTCATCAAGACGGCGCTGTCGCTGAAGCACCGCACCATCGCGCCGCACATCAACCTGGAGCGGGTCAACCCCGACATCGACCTCGCGTCCCTCCCGTACGAGATCCCCACCGAGGTCACCGCCTGGCCCGAGCACGAGGGCCCGGCCCGCGCCGGTGTCAACTCCTTCGGCTTCGGCGGCACCAACGCGCACGTCCTGCTGGAGGAGCCGCCCGCCCTCGCGCCCGCGCCCGAGGGGCCGGCCAAGACCGGGTTCACGGTGCTGCCGCTGACCGCCCGCGACCCCGAGGCGTTCCCCGAGATGGCCGAGGGCCTGCGACGGGAGCTGGCCGACGGCGTGTCGCCGCGCGACCTCGGGTACACGCTGGCGCACCGTCGCCAGCACCTGGAGTCGCGCCTGTCGATCGTGTACGACTCGCCCGAGGCGCTGGACGAGCGCCTCGCCGCCTGTGCGCGCGGCGACGCCCACCCGCACGTGCTCGCGGACCGGCGACGCGACGACTGGGACGGCCGCCCGGTCTGGGTGTTCACCGGCATGGGCCCGCAGTGGTGGGCCATGGGCCGGCAACTGCTGGAGACCGAGCCCGACTACCGCGCCGAGATCGAGCGCTGCGACCGCGCCATCGCCGAGCTGACCGGTTGGTCGTTGATCGAGGAGCTGACCGCCGACGAGTCCGCCTCGAACATGGCCGAGACCTGGCTGGCGCAGCCCGCCAACTTCGCCGTCCAGGTCGGGTTGGCGGCCATGTGGCGCGCCCACGGCGTGCGGCCCGCCGCCATCGTCGGGCACAGCACCGGGGAGGTCGCGGCGTTCTACGAGGCCGGCGTCTACACGCTGGAGGACGCGATCAGGATCGTGGTCCACCGCAGCCGCCTCCAGCAGAAGCTGGTCGGCACGGGCGGGATGCTCGCCGTCGGCCTGACCGAGGAGGAGGCCGAGCGCCGCATCGGCGGCTTCGGCGGCCGGGTGTCGGTGGCCGCCGTCAACGGCCCCACGGCGATCACCCTCGCCGGCGACCAGGACGCACTGGCCGCGCTCTCCGAGGGGCTGAAGGCCGAGCAGATCTTCGCGCGGGCCCTCGCCGTGCGGGTGCCGTACCACAGTGCCGGCATGGACGCGATCAAGGACGAGCTGCTGTCCTCCCTGGCCGGGATCACGCCGCGCCCCGCCCGCGTCCCGCTGTACCTGACCGGTCGCGAGGGTGTCGCGCACGGCACCGAGCTGGACGCCGGGTACTGGTGGGAGAACGTCCGCAACAGTGTCCGCTTCCACGCGGCCGTCGAACGGCTCGCCGACGACGGGCACACGGTGTTCCTGGAGATCGGCCCGCATCCGGTGCTCGGCCACTCGATCACCGAGGGCCTCCGCGACCGGGGGATCGAGGCGACCGCCCTGCCGTCCATCCGCCGCAGGGAGGACGAGGCCGCCCGCTTCGCCCTGTCGCTGGCCGCGCTCCACAACCTCGGCGCCGACGTCGACTGGGAGGTGCTGCACCCGGCGGGCCGGCCGGTGCCGCTGCCGCGCTACCCCTGGCGGCGGCACCGGCACTGGGTGGAGCCCCGCCCCGTCGAGCAGGTCCGCCTCGGCCGCCGCGACCACCCGCTCCTCGGCCGCCGTCTGGCGACCGCCGAGCCGACCTGGGAGGCCGCGCTCGACGTCGAGTCCCTGCCGTACCTGAACGACCACCGCATCCAGGGCGACGCGCTGTTCCCGGCGGCCGGCTACCTGGAGATGGCCGCGCAGGCCGTACGGGTGATGACCGGAGGCACCGACGCGACGCTGACCGACATCGAGTTCCGCAAGGGCCTGTTCCTGCCGGACGGCGAGGTCGGCAAGGCCCAGTTCTCCTTCTCCAGCGAGAACGCCGCCTTCACGGTCGCGACCCTTCGGGGCGAATCCCCGGTCGTGCACGCCCGTGGGGTCGTCCGCACCCGGCAGCGGCGTTCGGGCGGGCCGGCGCTGGACGCCGACGCGGTGCGGGCCCGCAGCACCGGCCGCCTCGACGGCCCCGGCTGCTACGCGGCGCTCGCCTCGCTGGGGTACGACTACGGCCCGGCGTTCCAGGGCATCGAGGAGGTCTGGATCGGTCGGGGCGAGGCGCTGGCCCGGATCCGTCCCCCCGAGGGTGTCGAGGCCGCCGGTCACCACGTCCACCCGGTGCTGCTCGACGCCTGCTTCCAGACGCTGCTGGCCTCCCGGCTCCCGGCGGACGCCGAGCGCGGGATGCTGCTGCCGCTGTCGATCGACGAGGTCGGCCTCGCGCCCGTCGGCGACCGGGTCCTGTGGGCGCACGCGACCGTCACCCGGCACGATGACCACGGGCTGGTCGGCGACATCGCGGTGTACGGCGACGACGGCGCCCCGCTCGGCCGCATCGCCGGCTTCCGCGCCGCCGACGTCGAGAAGGCGTCCACGGCCGTCGCCCGGACCACCATCGACGGCTGGCTCGCCGAGGTGGCCTGGATCGAGCCCTCCCCGGCCGAGGACGCGGACACCGCTCCCGGCGACCTGCTCGTCTTCGCCGACCGGCACGGCGTCGGAGACCGCCTCGCAGCGCTGGCCACCGCCGACGGCGGACGCTGCCACCTGGTCCGCGCGGGCTCGGCCTACGCGCTGGACCGCGACGCCGACGCGTCCACCGTCCGACCGGGCGAGGACGACGACCTGGAACGCCTTCTCACCGACCTGGGCGGCGAGACGTTCACGACGATCGTCCACCTGTGGAGCCTGGACCGGCCGAGGCTCGACGACGCCGCGACCGACCCCGACCCCGGCTCCTACTCGCTGGTCGCCCTCGCCCGCGCGCTCGCCTCGGGTCGGACCTCGGGCGCGCTGCACATCGTCACCCGGGGAGCCCACGCCGTGACGCCCGGGGACGTTCCCGAGCCGCTCGGCGCATCGGCCTGGGGGATCGGTCGCGTCCTCGCCCATCAGGAGTCGACCGCACACCGGGGCAAGCTCATCGACCTCGACCCGTCCGGCGGCGACGACCCGGCCGCCGAGGCCGAGGCGCTGCTCCGCGAGGTGTCCGTCGCCGACGAGGACGAGATCGCCCTGCGCGACGGCCGCCGCCTCACCGGCCGGCTCCGCCCGGCCGACCTCGACCGCCCGCTGCCCCTGCGCCTGCGCCCCGACGGGTCCCACCTCGTGACGGGGGCGTTCGGAGCGCTCGGCCGCCTCGTGTGCCGGCTCCTCGTCCGGCGCGGGGCGCGACGGCTGATCCTGGTGAGCCGTCGCGGGCTGCCCGAGCGCGACCGCTGGCGCGAGGCCGCTCCCGGCAGCCGGACGGCGCGCGACATCGCGTTCGTCCGGGAGCTGGAGGCGCTCGGAGCGCACGTCCTCGTCGCGCCGTTCGACGTCACCGACGAGGACGCTTTGACGGCGTGGCTCGACGACCACCGTCGCAGCGCGCAGCCGCCGATCCGAGGCGTGTTCCACCTCGCCGGGCACGTCCGCGACACGCTCGTTCCGGAGATGGACCGGGAGACCTTCCTGGCCGTCCACGACCCCAAGGTCGTCGGCGCGCGCCTCCTGCACCGGCACCTGGGCGACGAGCCGCTCGACCACTTCGTGCTGTTCTCGTCGATCGCCTCGGTGCTGACCACGGCGGGCCAGACCAACTACGCGGCGGGCAACGCCTTCCTGGACGCGCTGGCGCACCACCGCCGCGCCCGGGGCCTGCCCGCGCTCAGCCTCAACTGGGGCCCGTGGGCCACCGGCATGATCGAGGAACTCGGGCTGATCGACCACTACCGCAACAGCCGGGGCATGAGCTCGCTGTCCCCGGACGCCGGGATGGCCGTCCTCGAACGCGTCATCGGCCAGGACCGCGCCCAACTCCTGGTCGCGACCGTCGTCGACTGGCCGGTCTTCCTGGCCTGGTACGCGACCCCGCCGGCCCTGGTGTCGGAGCTGGCCGCCGCCTCCGCCGGGCCGGCGACGGAGCAGGAGGGCGGGTTCGCCGCCGCGTTCCGCGACGCCGACGAGGAGGGACGCAGGGCGCTCCTGACGGGGCGCTTCACCGAGCTGGTCGCCGGAGTGCTGCGGGTCCGGCCCGAACAGGTCGACCCGTCCGCCGGGCTGGGCGCGCTCGGCCTGGACTCGCTGCTGGCGATGGAGCTGCGCGCCCGGATCTCCGCCGACCTCGGCGTCGCGCTCCCCGTGGTGGCGCTGCTGAGCGGCGCCCCGGTGGGCGAGCTGGTCGCCCGCCTGTACGACGACCTGGCGGCCCAGGACGCCGAGGACGACACCCCGACCGCCGAGGTCGAGGTGTTCACCGACGAGCGCAGCCACCCCCTGACCCAGAACCAGAAGGCGCTGTGGTTCCTCAAGCAGCTCAACCCGGACGGGTTCGCGTACAACATCGGCGGCGCGGTCGAGGTCCGGGTCGAGCTGGACCCGGAGCTGATGTTCGAGGCCGTCCGGACCCTGGTCGCGCGGCACCCCGCGCTGCGCGCCGGCATCGCCCTGGACGGCGGCCGGGCGGTGCAGCGGGTCCGTGACTCCGCCGAGCCCGACGTGGCCTGGTTCGACGTCGAGGGCCGGCCGTGGGACGAGATCCACGAGATGATCGTCCGCGAGTACCGCAGGTCCTACGACCTCGAACGGGACCCGCTGATGCGGTTCCGGCTGTTCCGGCGGGGCCCGGACCGCTGGGTGATCATGAAGGCCGTGCACCACGTCGTGTCCGACGCGATCTCCACGTTCACCTTCATCGAGGAGCTGTTCGCGGTCTACGAGGGCCTGCGGCGGGGCGAGACGGTGGAGCTGCCGCCGGTCGGGGCGACCTACCTCGACTTCCTCAACTGGCAGAACCGCTTCCTGGCGGGCCCCGACGCACGGCGGATGCTGGACTACTGGCGCGACCACCTGCCCGAGGAGGTCCCGGTCCTCGCCCTGCCCACCGACCGTCCCCGCCCGGCCGTCCAGACCCACAACGGCGCGTCCGAGTTCTTCACCCTGGACACCGACCTGTCCGCCCGGGTCCACACGCTGGCCCGCGAGAACGACACGACCGTGTTCATGGTGCTGCTGAGCGCCTACTACCTCCTGCTGCACCGCTACTCCGGGCAGGACGACATCATCGTCGGCAGCCCGGTGACCGGCCGCACCCGCGAGGAGTTCTCCTCCGTCTACGGCTACTTCGTCAACCCGCTGCCGCTGCACGTCGACCTCGCCGGCGAGCCGACGATCGCCGACGTCCTGCGGCAGGTCCGCGCCACCGTCCTGAACGGCCTGGACAACCAGGAGTACCCGTTCGTGATGCTGGTCGAGCGGCTCGGGCTGCAGCACGACCCGAGCCGGTCGGCGGTGTTCCAGGCGATGTTCATCCTGCTCGCCCACAAGGTCGCCACCGAGAAGTACGGCTACCGACTGGAGTACATCGAGCTGCCCGAGGAGGAGGGCCAGTTCGACCTCACCCTGTCGGCCTACGAGGACGAGGCCGACCGGCGCTTCCACTGCGTGTTCAAGTACAACACCGACCTGTTCCTGCCGGAGACGGTGCGGCGGCTGGCCCGGCACTACGTCAACCTGCTCGACGAGCTGACCCGGGGGCCCGCCGACCGTCCGGCCACCCGGCTGGAGCTGCTCGCACCCAGCGAACGCGACCTGATCGTCCACACCTGGAGCGGGGCCGGCCGGCGGACCCGCCACGACGTGCCGGTGCACGAGCTGATCATCCGGAGGGCCGCCGATCGACCCGACGCGGTCGCCGTGTCGGCCCCGTCCGAGTCGGGCCCGCCCCACCGGCTCACCTACGGCGAGCTGGACGACCGCTCACGGGCGCTGGCGCGGCGGCTGCGCGGGCTGGGTGTCGGCGACGGCACGGTGGTGGCGCTGTGCATGGACCGCACACCCGAGATGATCGTCACGCTGCTGGCGGTGCTGCGGGCCGGGGGGGCCTACCTGCCCCTCGACCCCGCGTACCCGGCCGATCGCCTGGCCTACATGGTCGCCGACTCCGAGGCCGCGCTCGTCATCGTGGACGGGGCCGGCCGCGACCGCCTGCCGGACCTGCCGGACGGGGCGCTGACTTTGGACGACCTGCGGAACGCCCCGGAGTCCGACGGTGACGCCGAGGTCGGCCCCGAGTCGCCCGCCTACGTCATCTACACGTCCGGCTCCACGGGGCTCCCCAAGGCGGTGCGGGTCGGCCACCGCAACCTCGCCTCCGTCTACGACGGGTGGCGGCGCGAGTACCGCTTGGAGGAGGACGTCCGGGTCCATCTCCAGATGGCGAGCTTCTCCTTCGACGTCTTCACCGGCGACCTCGTCCGCGCGCTGTGCTCGGGCGGGACGCTGGTCCTGGCGCCGCGCGAGCTGCTGTTCGACACGGCGCGCCTCTACGCGACGATGGTCGAGGAACGGGTCGACTGCGGAGAGTTCGTCCCGGCCATCGTGCGCGGGCTGATCTCCCACTGCGAGCGGGCGGGCCGCGGGCTGGACTTCCTGCGCCTGCTCGTCGTCGGCTCGGACGTGTGGAAGGTCGAGGAGTACCGGCGGCTGCGGGCCCTGTGCGGGCCCGAGACCAGGCTGGTCAACTCGTACGGCGTCAGCGAGGCGACCATCGACAGCGCCTACTTCGAGGGCCCCGTCGACGGCATGGAGCCCGGCGAGACGGTGCCGATCGGCAGGCCGTTCCCGGGCAGCACCCTCTACATCCTGGACGACCGCGGCGAGCCCGTGCCGCCCGGTGTGGCGGGGGAGCTGTGGATCGGCGGCGACGGGGTGGCGCTCGGGTACGCCGGGGACCCCGAGCGGACCGAGCGGCGGTTCGTCACCCTCGCGCCGGCCGGCGAACCGGTCCGCCTGTACCGGACCGGGGACCTCGCCCACTGGGACGCGCAGGGCGTGGCGCGGCTCCTCGGACGGGTGGACACCCAGATCAAGGTGCGCGGGCACCGCGTCGAGATCGGCGAGATCGAGTCGCGGCTGGCGGGTCTGCCGGGGCTGGCGCAGGCCGTGGTCACCGCCCGCACCGACGCGTCGGGCGAGACGGCGCTGTGCGCCTACTGCGTCCCGACCCCGGGTGCGGAGGTGGACCGGCGCGCGGTGCGGCGCCACCTGGCCGAGCAGCTCCCGACGTTCATGATCCCGACGTACTTCGTGGAGCTGCCCGAGCTGCCGCTCACCCCCAACGGCAAGATCGACGTCGCCGCCCTCCCCGCCCCCGAGATCGGCGGGCGTCGCGGGGCGCCCGAGCCCCCGGTGACGCTGTACGAGTCCCGGATGGCCGACCGGTGGAAGTCCCTGCTGGGCCTGGAGGAGCCCGACCTGCGGGACGACTTCTTCGAGGCCGGCGGCAGCTCCGTCAAGCTCATCGAGCTGATCCACGAACTGCAGGCCGAGTTCAACATCACCATCCCGGTCGGCCGGCTGTTCAAGGCGACCACGCTGCAGGGGATGGCGCGGACGGTCGAGCACATCATCACCGGCCGCCTCGCCGGGGCCGAGCCGTACCTGGTCTTCAACCCGGAGGCCGGGGAGCCGCTGTTCTGCTTCCCGCCCGCCGGCGGCCACGGCCTGGTCTACCGGCGCTTCGCCGCCCGGCTCCCCGAACGCGCGCTGGTCGCGTTCAACCACGTGGCCGGCGACGACAAGGTGGCGCGCTACGCCGACCTCGTCGAGGCGCTGCGCCCCGAGGGCCCCTGCGCCCTGCTCGGCTACTCGCTCGGCGGCAACCTCGCGTTCGAGACGGCCAAGGAGCTGGAACGACGCGGCCGGGACGTCACCCACGTGATCATCATGGACTCGTACCGGATCTCCGAGCCGTTCGAGCTCGGCAGCGAGGACTTCGCGGAGTTCGAACGGGAGCTGGCCGAGCACCTGCTCCGGCACACCGGGTCGGAGACCGTCGCCGCCGAGACGCTGGAGCAGGCCCGGGAGTACATCCGGTTCTGCGGCCGCACCCCCAACCTCGGCCGCGTCGCCGCGCGCGTCACCGTGATCTCCGACGAGGACAAGGTGCCGCTCTACGCCACCGGCCGGCCCGGCACCTGGCAGGGCGCCGCCGTCGCGCCCACCGAGGTGCTCCGCGGCTCCGGCGAGCACGCCGCGATGCTGGACGAGGAGCACGTCACCGCCAACGCCGCCCTGGTCCGCGACCTCCTGGCGCACCGATGA